In the genome of Streptomyces violaceoruber, the window ATTCGTCGACGCGTACGGCGTAGAAGCGGTGCAGGGCCTCGGCCGCCTGCTCGTTGCAGAGGGAGGCCGCGATCAGCGCCCTGAAGAGCCGCCCTTGGCGGGGGTCGTCGAGCGTCCTGACGACGAGGCGCGCGTTCGCCCGGAGGTCCTCCTCCAGGGCGCCCGTGTCGGCACGGGGCAGCGACTGCTCCGCCATGTCGGCCAGAAGGTCGGCGGCGAGCCCGCCCGGGGTCCCCCAGCGGCGGTAGACCGTCGTCTTGCCGACGCCCGCACGGCGGGCGATCTCCCCGAGGTCGAGCGCGTCGAAGCCGTCGGCGGCGAGCGCGTCGCCCGCCGCCAGGAGGACGGCCTCGCGGATACGTGCGGTGCGGCCTCCGGGGCGGAGGGTCCCTGGGGCGGCTGGGTCAGGCATCACGACTCCCTCGTCTCTCTCACGGCGCACTCACGACGCCAGACCCCCACCTTATCGGAACCACAGTTCCTTTACCGTTTCCCTCCGTGCTACCTTCCAAGCCGTAATGGGACCTCAGACCCATTAACGTCTTTCGAAGGGAACGCCATGTCCACCACCGCCACGGCCACGGCCGGGGTCACCGCCCGGGCAGGGGCCGATCCGCAGCGGCTCACCGGCCGGTCGAAACTGGTCCTCGCGGTCCTGCTGGTCGCCCAGTTCATGCTGGCCGTCGACTTCTCGATCCTGAACGTCGCGCTGCCCGCGATCGGCGACGGACTCGGTTTCGCCCTCTCCGACCTCCAGTGGATCGCCACCTCGTTCGCCCTGTCGGCCGCGGGCTTCACCCTCTTCCTCGGCCGTGTCGGCGACCTGGTCGGACGCAAGAGGATCTTCATAGGCGGCATCGGCCTCCTGGGCCTCGCCTCTCTGCTCGGGGGCCTCACCACCAGCCCCGAGGTGCTGCTCGCCGCCCGGGTCGCCCAGGGCCTGGCCACCGCCGCCGCCACCCCGGCGGGTCTGTCCCTGCTGACGACGTCGTTCGCCGAGGGCCCCCTGCGGCAGAAGGCGCTCGGCATCAACGGCGCGCTGATGTCGGCCGGGTTCACCACCGGAGCGATCCTCGGCGGTGTCCTGACCGACCTGCTCTCCTGGCGCTGGACCTTCTTCGTCAACGTGCCCGTGGCGCTCGCGGTCGTACTCGTCGCCCCGGCCGTCATCAAGGAGTCCAGGCCCGCCGCCCGGGCCGGCCTCGACCTGCCCGGCGCGCTGACCGTCACCCTCGGCCTGCTCGGTCTCGTCTACGGCATGACCCAGGCCGGCGCGTACGGCTGGACCCACCCGCACGCGCTGGCCGGGCTGGCCGGGGGCGCCCTCCTGCTCGCCGCGTTCGTCCTGATCGAGCGCACGGTGGCGGCGCCGCTGGTACCGCTCGGGACGCTGCGGCGCCGCAACGTGGCCTGGGGCAACGTGCTGGGCCTGCTCGCCTTCGCCACCGAGACCTCGCTGGTCTACCTGCTCACCCTGTACCTCCAGAAGACCCTGGGCTTCTCCGCCCTCGCGGCCGGTGTCTCCTTCGGCGTCCTCGGCGCGGGCACCGTCGTCGGCGGTCTCGTCGCCCCCAGGCTGCTCGCCAGGACGTCCACGCCGGCCGTGCTCGTCGGCGGTGGCATCGTCCAGGCGGTCTCCACCGCGGCCCTGCTCTTCCTCGGTACGACGACCGGGGCGTCCCTCGCCCTGCTGCTGCCCGCCACCTTCCTCGGCGGCGTCGGCAACATGCTGGTCATCGTCGGTTTCATGGTCACGGCCACCAGCGGACTGCCGGACGCCGAACAGGGCCTGGCCACCGGGCTGGCCTCGATGTCCCAGCAGGTCGGCATCACCATGGGCACGCCGGTCATGTCCGCCGTCGTCACCGCCGGCACCGCGGGCGCGGCCACCGCATCCGCCGTCCACCGGGGCGTCACGACGGCCATCGCCGTCAACGCGGCCCTGGTCCTCCTCGGCGTAGCCGCCGCCGCGCTCTTCCTGCGCGGCCGCACCGCCCGGCCGTCCGGGTGACGCCTCGCGGGGCGCGCCGGCCGGCTTGCGGCGGGAGTCGTCGGGCGGGGAGGTCACGGGCGAAGCGTCAGGGCCTGTCCGGCCGCCCCCGCCGGACAGGCCCTGGTGCCGAGGAGGGCTCAGCGCTTGAGCGTGAAGGTGAAGTCGCCGCACAGCCTGTCGCTCAGCCGGACGGCCGAAACGAGTCTTCCCTCGGCGATCAGCCTCTCGGTCTCGGCCCGCGCAAGACCGCACCCTTCAGCGATCAGTCGCACCGGCCGGACCGGAATCCGCGCCGCGAAGCGGACCGATACGTCGCTCACCTCGCGGTCCGGGTGATCCGGTCCGCCGGTGTCGAGGCGCCAGGCGTCGGCCCAGTCGAGGGCGATGCGATTGCGGCGCTGCACGACCGGATCCTGCAGCAACTCGGCCGCCAGGCCGGGATCGTTCGCGTGCAGGCGGTCCAGCAGCCCGGGCCGTACGGAGCGCACGTTCATCCGCTCCAGGACCGTGAGCTTCGCCGTGTCCCCGCAAGCGGTGCAGAGCACGAGGAGCCAGGCGTCGAGGAGCTTGTGGTTCGCGTTGACGCGGAACCTGCCGCTCGCCCGGAAGTGTCTGGACGCACACGTGTGGCAACGGCGGAGGACAAGGGGCAGGCAGGTGGGC includes:
- a CDS encoding TetR-like C-terminal domain-containing protein, whose protein sequence is MPDPAAPGTLRPGGRTARIREAVLLAAGDALAADGFDALDLGEIARRAGVGKTTVYRRWGTPGGLAADLLADMAEQSLPRADTGALEEDLRANARLVVRTLDDPRQGRLFRALIAASLCNEQAAEALHRFYAVRVDEWAGCVRDAVARGEVPDGTDPHGVVAAVSAPLYYALLNTGRSLTEADADRAARAASTAARAGVWVTG
- a CDS encoding MFS transporter, yielding MSTTATATAGVTARAGADPQRLTGRSKLVLAVLLVAQFMLAVDFSILNVALPAIGDGLGFALSDLQWIATSFALSAAGFTLFLGRVGDLVGRKRIFIGGIGLLGLASLLGGLTTSPEVLLAARVAQGLATAAATPAGLSLLTTSFAEGPLRQKALGINGALMSAGFTTGAILGGVLTDLLSWRWTFFVNVPVALAVVLVAPAVIKESRPAARAGLDLPGALTVTLGLLGLVYGMTQAGAYGWTHPHALAGLAGGALLLAAFVLIERTVAAPLVPLGTLRRRNVAWGNVLGLLAFATETSLVYLLTLYLQKTLGFSALAAGVSFGVLGAGTVVGGLVAPRLLARTSTPAVLVGGGIVQAVSTAALLFLGTTTGASLALLLPATFLGGVGNMLVIVGFMVTATSGLPDAEQGLATGLASMSQQVGITMGTPVMSAVVTAGTAGAATASAVHRGVTTAIAVNAALVLLGVAAAALFLRGRTARPSG
- a CDS encoding DUF1062 domain-containing protein; the protein is MLNHWVVVPTCLPLVLRRCHTCASRHFRASGRFRVNANHKLLDAWLLVLCTACGDTAKLTVLERMNVRSVRPGLLDRLHANDPGLAAELLQDPVVQRRNRIALDWADAWRLDTGGPDHPDREVSDVSVRFAARIPVRPVRLIAEGCGLARAETERLIAEGRLVSAVRLSDRLCGDFTFTLKR